GGCGTTGAGCGCACCGGGTTCCAGGCCGAGGTGCTGCTCAAGCAGCGCCAGCATCGTGCGCAGGTAAGCGGGCTCCGGCAGGCGGTCACGCCAGCCCCTCTCCAGCGCCTCGATCACCGGGGTGCTGATGCGGGTTTCGGTGGCGAGCTGGCGCAGGCTCAGCCCCTGCTCCTCCCGCTTCTGGCGCAGCAGCCGGCCGAGCTGCAGCAGGGGATCTTCGGGCGCCGGTGGGGCCGAGGCCGCCGCCGACGGCTCCAGACGCAGGCGCCGCCGCAGGGCCTGGGGAAGCAGGGAGGTGATCCGGGGGCGCGGCATCGGGGGCGGCGAAGGGTCAGTGCTGGTGTCCAGCACCGGAAGCAGGTTCGTCCCATTGTCGAGCGTCGATGGGGCGCCACTGGCCTGACGCCAGGGTGCCCAGCTGCAGATCCCCGATCGCCACCCGCAGCAAATCCAGCACCGGATGGCCCAGCAGGGCAGCGGTGCGGCGGATCTGCCGGTTTCGTCCTTCCCGCATTTTCACCTCCAGCAGCGTGCTGGCGGCCGATTGGCGCAGCCGGCGCAGCTGCACCGGCAGGGCGGCCTCACCATCGAGCGCCACGCCCCGGCGCCATTGGGCCAGCGCGGCCTCGCTCGGGTGGCCCTGCACCAGCACTCGATAGGTCTTGCCGTGGCCATGGCGGGGATGGGTCAGCCGCAGGGTGAGGGCACCGTCGTTGGTGAGCAGCAGGGCGCCGCGGCTGTCGATGTCGAGCCGGCCCACCGGGTGCAGGCCGGTGCCCTCGGTGAGGGCCGCTGGCAGCAGATCCAGCACCGTGGGCCTGCCCTGCGGGTCATGGCAACTGCTCACCACACCAGGGGGTTTGTGCAGCAACAGCGTCTGACGGGTTACGGCAGGACGCAGTGGCTGACCGTCGAGCTCCACCAGATCGGTGCTGGCATCGGCCTG
Above is a window of Synechococcus sp. MW101C3 DNA encoding:
- a CDS encoding pseudouridine synthase, which produces MPRERLQKLLAAAGVCSRRRAEDLLLQGRVRVNGRVAGLGDQADASTDLVELDGQPLRPAVTRQTLLLHKPPGVVSSCHDPQGRPTVLDLLPAALTEGTGLHPVGRLDIDSRGALLLTNDGALTLRLTHPRHGHGKTYRVLVQGHPSEAALAQWRRGVALDGEAALPVQLRRLRQSAASTLLEVKMREGRNRQIRRTAALLGHPVLDLLRVAIGDLQLGTLASGQWRPIDARQWDEPASGAGHQH